The following coding sequences lie in one Leptospira inadai serovar Lyme str. 10 genomic window:
- a CDS encoding SCO family protein, whose translation MKMELWKITVAGTAIILALFYFLSVMPKRMLEVDRTVPSFPLMLAGETAATDIRDILIGKENLVYFGYLNCKSVCHGTLAKLKSTLTGREDLRLVFISLDPKNDSQKRFREYFREAAKQSVLIRMESTEQAFELARRFGIRAFPSEQSDDIDHSDSALWINSKGRIKGFFGEFNRWWNLESEDEFIRTIRNSQD comes from the coding sequence ATGAAGATGGAACTATGGAAAATAACGGTAGCGGGAACGGCGATTATCCTTGCCCTATTCTATTTTCTTTCCGTCATGCCCAAACGGATGTTGGAGGTTGACCGAACCGTCCCGTCTTTTCCGCTGATGCTAGCGGGTGAAACTGCCGCCACCGATATTCGGGATATTCTGATCGGAAAAGAGAATCTTGTCTATTTCGGATATTTAAACTGCAAATCCGTCTGCCACGGAACCTTGGCTAAATTGAAAAGTACACTAACCGGAAGAGAAGATCTACGCCTGGTATTTATCAGTCTAGATCCGAAGAACGATTCACAGAAGCGTTTCCGGGAATACTTCAGAGAGGCCGCAAAACAATCGGTGCTGATCCGTATGGAATCGACGGAACAAGCGTTTGAACTCGCTAGACGTTTCGGAATCCGGGCGTTTCCTAGCGAACAATCGGACGATATAGACCATTCCGATTCGGCACTCTGGATAAATTCCAAAGGGCGGATTAAGGGCTTTTTTGGGGAATTCAACAGATGGTGGAATCTTGAAAGCGAAGACGAATTCATAAGAACAATAAGAAATAGCCAAGACTAA
- a CDS encoding ABC transporter substrate binding protein, translating into MGNISVPNIGLKTTMIALAILVSPKFSNDLFSAPGILPGNIEILLSSDNTIYEQALYGIQSTLEHPVRVSYVDLIQSENKDISNYFRELEAANTKLLIAIGPIALKLASESITKIPIIFTMVSNPKSFGMNSSNICGVGMDISIAEFFKAIKELSPNAEKVITFYSQPEGEFFATEGDYVDLKYRLLFSKWKVGEENFRSSLDRLKGEYDAFIIIKDPLYNRAIFEELSAFARKNKIILGAPFPALVRAGTTFGISPEYNKLGIETGELANRILSEKSSCKTEKFILPDKPAFFLNENYASESGLNIPNEMKERAKLTQLFTVGINLLNEGKLKSARVIFETILKKDPNNQSVSSYLQLVIEKMTGGKTKELLLSAEEYYKKGNYPQARIEYQKVLFINPNLQIAKEGLSTATFAQSESERISAERLARTGKVFDAIKMYLSSLRTYPQNSKSIGELNHIRVSELSKISDYLKEGINLYSQREYENSIRLFEHILLIDPSDKRAQEYLRLSNKKREAIQILQAKRAN; encoded by the coding sequence ATGGGTAATATCAGCGTTCCTAACATCGGATTAAAAACGACTATGATTGCCCTCGCAATCTTAGTCTCACCAAAATTTTCGAACGATTTATTTTCCGCGCCGGGCATTTTACCGGGCAATATAGAGATATTATTATCTTCCGACAACACTATCTACGAACAAGCCCTGTACGGTATTCAATCCACCCTCGAACACCCTGTCCGGGTCTCTTACGTGGACCTAATTCAGTCCGAAAACAAAGATATCTCCAACTACTTTAGAGAATTAGAAGCCGCCAATACCAAACTCTTGATAGCGATAGGACCGATTGCCTTAAAATTAGCGAGTGAGAGTATCACGAAAATACCCATAATCTTTACGATGGTAAGTAACCCGAAATCTTTCGGAATGAATTCGAGTAATATTTGCGGCGTAGGCATGGACATTTCGATTGCGGAATTCTTTAAGGCGATAAAAGAACTGTCTCCGAATGCCGAAAAAGTAATTACCTTCTACTCTCAACCCGAGGGGGAGTTTTTTGCCACGGAAGGAGATTACGTAGATCTAAAGTATCGATTACTATTCAGTAAATGGAAGGTCGGTGAGGAAAATTTTCGAAGCAGTTTAGACAGATTAAAGGGAGAATATGACGCATTTATAATAATCAAGGACCCGCTTTATAATAGGGCGATTTTCGAAGAACTTTCCGCATTTGCCCGAAAGAATAAAATAATACTGGGCGCCCCGTTCCCCGCGTTGGTAAGAGCAGGAACGACGTTCGGAATAAGTCCCGAATATAATAAGTTAGGAATTGAAACGGGAGAGTTAGCGAATCGAATATTGTCCGAAAAATCCTCTTGCAAGACGGAAAAATTCATTCTTCCCGATAAACCCGCCTTTTTTCTGAATGAAAATTACGCCTCGGAATCGGGATTGAACATCCCGAATGAGATGAAAGAGAGAGCTAAACTTACTCAATTATTCACCGTAGGAATCAACCTGTTAAACGAAGGAAAGCTGAAGAGCGCGAGAGTCATCTTCGAAACTATCCTAAAAAAAGATCCCAACAATCAATCGGTTTCCTCCTACTTACAATTAGTAATAGAAAAAATGACCGGCGGAAAAACGAAAGAATTGCTTTTGTCCGCCGAGGAATATTACAAAAAAGGAAATTATCCGCAGGCGAGAATCGAATATCAAAAAGTCCTGTTTATCAATCCGAACTTACAGATCGCCAAAGAAGGATTGTCAACGGCGACCTTTGCTCAGAGCGAATCGGAAAGAATTTCGGCCGAACGTCTTGCCAGGACCGGAAAAGTATTCGATGCTATTAAAATGTATCTTTCCTCTCTTAGAACGTATCCGCAAAATTCGAAATCCATAGGAGAGTTAAATCATATCCGAGTGTCCGAGCTTTCCAAAATATCGGACTACCTGAAAGAAGGGATCAACCTATATTCGCAAAGGGAATACGAAAATTCAATTCGTCTATTCGAGCATATTCTTTTAATCGACCCTTCCGACAAAAGGGCCCAGGAATATTTGCGCCTCTCGAATAAGAAACGGGAAGCCATTCAAATTCTACAAGCGAAGCGAGCCAATTAA
- a CDS encoding TonB-dependent receptor plug domain-containing protein: MNKYNIFGCLIVTFLYFVLGSSLKAQNSSEPIYIGQFQTFDSKLEPEISKKLIEKLKSQFESLRYSVDILPPLNPEENFKRISKGNIYLTGFYRREKSTGRLILYGQIYNAEKGFLIDAYNSYNEVQGLEEIKNDLPKDEGHQSDESVIDQFTQKIVLSVRINKNKQERRENINEYVLSNPISKKFIFPVQKEDIKKSTEQVFNLLQSQVTTASTKTELLTHDAPDLVSVISDKELLHYGRISLNDVLGNLPGYAPSQDYDRNTISYRGMFEGWNNNHLLMLVDGIQFNDNLYGSALTSEITPLNMLKSVEVVRGPGSALYGSNAMNGIISLNTYSGKDLRGEMQTRVRMGTSGTKIYDFRTGNTGKLFDYVMSYNSYETNGNNYKDYDGSGRTDITGSFLAKFRVQDARSNYYLFAKLEGKDILEGLTIQYHRQYWNFQTGHGWLWAIPDYNGKMDEYRDMASMKYKNKIGSKLTHEYVLQYQKHSIDWNTRYAQNGASSGFYPAGVSEYLKTNGQSLFGRAQLTYDLGNSGSILAGVETTRFIYTGDQSHYANANLSDAADSFPPFANNANGTLGPWLAWIKNKPVWTVGVFGQIVSPKFLYNKLQLTVGVRNDQTTQHYMGIDNPYSNYLGFPYAPNQKRVFRKTSPKAALVYFITNSLNLKLMGGQAFRTPSITEMFGANTFSLASNPRQLRPEIVRDYEAALDWNLNQYINFRVNYFVRNFQNQIFYSLQNNNLSTNIYSAVTNGVESEINFTFHQFSGFFNYSYAHRLSEKILDKTISPSQNQMTWAPSHLANAGIRYVTSKIEAGIQAHYQGTVYRRSSDFGPIDPITGILQSDSRLQYPQYRPNYVGNWVNVDVRLAYYITEKISIGFFASNLLNNQQKLIKINNFPFDYSNSQRQAMVDLNASF; encoded by the coding sequence ATGAATAAATACAATATATTTGGCTGCTTAATTGTAACATTCTTGTATTTTGTTTTAGGGTCGTCGCTCAAGGCCCAGAATTCTTCCGAGCCGATTTATATAGGGCAATTTCAAACCTTCGACTCTAAGTTAGAGCCGGAAATTTCGAAAAAACTCATTGAAAAACTTAAAAGCCAATTCGAGTCCTTGCGTTATTCCGTCGATATATTACCGCCTTTAAATCCGGAGGAAAACTTTAAACGAATTTCCAAGGGAAATATTTACTTAACCGGTTTCTATCGAAGGGAGAAAAGTACCGGTCGACTTATATTGTACGGACAGATTTATAATGCCGAAAAAGGATTCTTGATAGATGCTTATAATAGTTATAACGAAGTGCAGGGACTGGAGGAAATAAAAAACGATTTACCGAAAGACGAAGGTCATCAATCGGATGAAAGCGTAATAGACCAATTTACGCAAAAAATCGTTTTGTCGGTGCGAATTAATAAAAATAAACAGGAAAGAAGAGAGAATATAAACGAGTATGTTTTATCCAACCCGATAAGTAAGAAATTTATCTTCCCGGTTCAGAAGGAAGATATCAAAAAATCCACCGAACAGGTTTTCAATCTACTCCAATCCCAAGTTACGACTGCATCCACTAAAACCGAATTATTAACTCATGATGCTCCGGATCTTGTTTCCGTGATATCCGATAAAGAGCTATTACATTACGGCAGAATATCCTTGAACGATGTGCTCGGGAATCTGCCGGGTTATGCGCCGTCCCAGGATTATGATAGAAACACGATTAGCTATCGAGGAATGTTCGAAGGGTGGAATAATAATCATCTTCTAATGCTCGTGGACGGGATTCAGTTTAACGATAATTTATACGGCTCAGCTTTGACATCGGAAATAACACCCCTGAACATGCTTAAATCCGTCGAGGTGGTAAGAGGTCCCGGATCCGCCTTATACGGTAGTAATGCCATGAACGGAATCATTTCTTTAAATACCTACTCGGGTAAGGATCTGAGAGGGGAGATGCAAACGAGAGTTCGTATGGGAACATCGGGAACTAAGATTTACGATTTTAGAACGGGAAATACGGGTAAGTTATTCGATTATGTCATGAGTTATAATTCGTATGAAACGAACGGAAATAACTATAAGGATTACGACGGTTCGGGTAGAACCGATATCACGGGATCTTTCTTGGCTAAGTTTCGCGTTCAAGACGCTAGATCGAATTACTATCTTTTCGCGAAATTGGAAGGTAAAGACATACTGGAAGGTTTAACGATTCAATATCATAGACAATATTGGAATTTTCAAACCGGGCACGGTTGGCTTTGGGCAATTCCCGATTATAACGGGAAGATGGACGAGTATCGGGACATGGCGTCGATGAAATATAAAAATAAAATAGGCTCCAAGCTCACTCACGAATACGTACTGCAATACCAAAAACATAGTATCGATTGGAACACTCGTTACGCTCAAAACGGAGCTTCTAGCGGATTCTACCCGGCCGGGGTCAGCGAATATTTAAAAACTAACGGACAAAGTCTTTTCGGACGAGCTCAGTTAACGTATGATTTGGGGAACTCCGGAAGTATTTTGGCCGGCGTTGAAACTACGAGATTCATTTATACCGGCGATCAAAGTCATTATGCGAATGCAAATCTTTCCGATGCCGCGGATTCCTTCCCCCCGTTCGCAAACAATGCAAACGGGACTCTCGGACCCTGGCTCGCATGGATTAAGAATAAGCCCGTATGGACGGTGGGTGTATTCGGACAAATCGTTTCCCCTAAATTCTTGTACAATAAGTTGCAGCTGACGGTCGGCGTACGAAACGATCAAACCACACAACACTATATGGGAATAGATAATCCTTATAGCAATTACCTGGGATTTCCGTATGCTCCGAATCAAAAACGCGTTTTTAGAAAGACGAGTCCTAAGGCGGCGTTAGTTTACTTTATTACGAATAGTTTAAATTTAAAGCTGATGGGTGGGCAGGCGTTTCGAACTCCTTCCATTACCGAAATGTTCGGGGCAAATACGTTTTCGCTGGCTTCTAACCCAAGACAATTGAGGCCGGAAATCGTCCGGGATTACGAGGCCGCTCTCGATTGGAATTTGAATCAATATATTAACTTTCGAGTAAACTACTTTGTAAGGAACTTTCAAAACCAGATATTTTACAGTCTGCAAAATAATAATTTAAGCACGAATATTTACTCGGCCGTTACGAACGGTGTCGAATCGGAAATCAATTTTACGTTTCATCAATTCTCCGGTTTCTTCAACTATTCTTATGCTCATCGGTTAAGCGAAAAGATTTTGGATAAAACCATTTCTCCCAGTCAGAATCAAATGACCTGGGCACCTTCCCATCTTGCGAATGCGGGAATTCGATACGTTACGAGTAAGATCGAGGCCGGCATTCAGGCTCATTATCAAGGAACCGTTTATAGAAGATCGTCCGATTTCGGTCCCATTGACCCGATTACCGGGATCTTGCAAAGCGATTCGAGACTGCAATATCCGCAATACCGGCCTAACTACGTCGGAAACTGGGTTAACGTGGATGTACGATTGGCGTATTACATCACGGAAAAGATCAGCATAGGTTTCTTCGCTTCGAATTTACTGAATAATCAGCAGAAGCTGATCAAGATTAATAACTTTCCTTTCGACTATTCGAATTCGCAGAGGCAAGCGATGGTCGACCTAAACGCCTCATTTTAA
- a CDS encoding tetratricopeptide repeat protein has product MIIFVSGIVLLCVLPLSIIVLYRNQAIVLEKTFEVCRNLANNIANLATEELLINETYDATRTSLLRLRESNISGLIDSYVINVDRKYVADLNEDKIGQDIPESEFQKISSIKELTLNEITVNEKTVLRFSYPIFINYQGQKMWVGVAIFEFDKDKVYEPVYAIRRSIISVASALFVLGIIIAILVAINFSKPIHTLSQGVKIIGEGDLNFQIAISGKDEIGTLASQFNRMTSQIRDFTQNLESMVHQRTDELNQTLEKVQALKVSQDADYYLTSVLLEPLQPNNNISKRVKTEFFIEQKKKFSFRRWNSQLGGDICITDRIWLDGREYTVFANGDAMGKSMQGAGGALVLGVVFNSAILRYKRSKNQKIFPETWLKERFLDLQNVFLSFDGCMYISVCMGLVDTQSGLLYYINAEHPWTVLYRDSEASFLETNLSLRKLGMPEQEDKFYIRLFQMLPGDIIIIGSDGRDDILISKSGEDDIINEDETKFLQHVANGKGNLYKIKEEVENSGTLIDDFSILRISYLEKLRDIPLIANDIPIEIRKVIRDSTQLFEDGKFEECITIIEELGDMMESYPDLLKIAGSIHYKNKEFDKALIFFEKYTAAIPGDNECIYWISNSLRLLGKFSEAADYGERLFLRDRSHFMNLLNLGDIYLKMKIYPRAKKIAHQALEVQPNHPDAELLNEKIIVGMKEDGFVEEIQMLDIANTKYVNLEDILTKADYLYHKKNYTEALESYEKANRIEGNNPWTLFRIANCHSLLNDLANAERFYLKSIENAPKNHHAHNNLGSIYYRNGNIFQAKEEWKKALEIKPDFKTAILNLSKIESLESNRLASEV; this is encoded by the coding sequence ATGATTATATTCGTATCAGGGATAGTTCTTCTCTGCGTACTCCCCCTCTCTATCATCGTATTGTATCGAAATCAAGCGATTGTCTTGGAGAAAACGTTCGAAGTATGTCGAAACCTGGCCAACAATATTGCGAATTTAGCAACTGAAGAATTGCTCATTAATGAAACCTATGATGCAACTAGAACAAGTCTGCTCCGGTTACGGGAAAGTAATATTTCCGGTTTAATCGATTCGTATGTGATCAACGTGGACCGAAAATATGTCGCAGATCTCAACGAGGATAAAATCGGGCAGGACATACCCGAATCGGAGTTTCAAAAAATTTCCTCGATCAAGGAACTTACTCTAAACGAAATTACCGTTAATGAAAAAACTGTTCTAAGATTTTCTTATCCGATTTTCATAAATTACCAAGGTCAAAAAATGTGGGTGGGCGTTGCCATATTCGAATTCGATAAGGATAAAGTTTACGAACCTGTATACGCCATAAGGCGAAGTATTATCAGCGTTGCCAGTGCATTATTCGTACTCGGAATCATAATAGCGATTTTAGTGGCAATCAACTTCTCCAAACCGATTCATACTCTATCCCAAGGAGTTAAAATCATCGGTGAGGGCGATTTAAACTTTCAAATAGCGATCAGCGGAAAGGACGAAATCGGAACCTTAGCCTCGCAGTTCAATAGGATGACGTCGCAGATTCGCGATTTTACTCAAAATCTAGAATCGATGGTTCATCAAAGAACGGATGAACTCAACCAGACGCTGGAAAAAGTCCAAGCATTAAAGGTTTCGCAGGACGCGGATTATTATCTAACTTCCGTATTACTGGAACCTTTACAACCGAATAATAATATTTCTAAAAGAGTAAAAACGGAGTTTTTCATAGAACAGAAAAAGAAATTTTCCTTTCGTAGATGGAATTCTCAACTTGGTGGAGATATCTGCATAACGGATCGCATCTGGTTAGACGGCCGAGAATATACGGTTTTTGCGAACGGGGATGCGATGGGTAAATCCATGCAAGGAGCCGGAGGCGCTCTCGTCTTAGGAGTGGTTTTTAATTCGGCCATCCTCAGATATAAGAGATCGAAAAATCAGAAGATCTTTCCCGAGACGTGGTTAAAGGAAAGGTTTTTGGATCTGCAAAACGTATTTTTATCTTTCGACGGATGCATGTATATCTCGGTTTGCATGGGACTGGTGGATACTCAATCAGGACTGTTATATTATATAAATGCGGAACACCCTTGGACCGTTCTTTATAGAGATTCCGAAGCTTCCTTTTTAGAGACAAACTTAAGTTTAAGAAAATTAGGAATGCCCGAGCAGGAAGATAAATTTTACATTAGACTTTTTCAAATGCTCCCCGGCGACATAATCATCATCGGTTCGGACGGACGGGACGATATATTAATTTCCAAATCGGGAGAAGATGATATTATCAACGAAGATGAAACGAAGTTCCTGCAGCATGTGGCGAATGGAAAAGGCAATTTATATAAAATAAAAGAAGAAGTCGAAAACTCAGGAACTCTTATCGATGATTTTTCCATATTGAGAATATCATACCTGGAAAAGCTGCGTGATATCCCGTTGATCGCGAACGACATACCGATCGAAATTCGGAAAGTAATACGGGATAGCACGCAGCTTTTCGAAGACGGAAAATTCGAAGAATGCATTACGATAATAGAAGAACTCGGAGACATGATGGAATCGTATCCCGATCTTCTAAAGATCGCGGGGAGCATCCATTATAAAAATAAAGAGTTTGATAAAGCTCTAATATTCTTCGAAAAATATACGGCTGCCATACCCGGAGATAACGAGTGCATCTATTGGATTTCCAACAGCCTCCGATTGCTCGGTAAATTTTCCGAGGCAGCCGACTACGGCGAAAGGCTTTTTTTAAGAGACAGATCTCATTTTATGAATTTATTGAATTTAGGCGACATCTACCTCAAGATGAAAATTTACCCTAGGGCTAAAAAAATCGCCCATCAGGCTCTGGAAGTCCAGCCAAATCATCCGGATGCCGAACTTCTTAACGAAAAAATAATAGTAGGAATGAAAGAGGACGGCTTTGTCGAGGAAATTCAGATGTTAGACATAGCTAACACCAAATACGTAAACCTGGAGGATATTCTCACGAAAGCGGACTATTTGTACCACAAGAAAAATTACACCGAAGCGCTGGAATCTTACGAAAAAGCAAACAGAATAGAAGGAAATAACCCATGGACTCTATTTAGAATAGCCAATTGCCATTCTCTGTTAAACGATCTCGCGAATGCCGAACGTTTCTATCTAAAATCGATCGAAAATGCTCCCAAAAACCACCATGCCCACAACAATCTCGGAAGCATTTATTACAGAAATGGTAATATCTTTCAAGCCAAGGAAGAATGGAAGAAAGCGCTGGAAATAAAGCCCGATTTCAAAACCGCCATCTTAAATCTTTCTAAAATTGAATCCTTAGAATCGAATCGATTAGCTTCCGAAGTGTAA
- a CDS encoding glutathione S-transferase family protein, giving the protein MERVLYSHSISVNSYRARLMLNLLNLEYNEISVDLLRSEQKEEAFKKINPLSQVPVLVENDITIWDSHAILIYLAEKYGKDKWFPQNIRDRAFVLQWLFFDANELHNGIGLARIHYKFKIGTDGETFQKRGKQALSVLNERLENRDWIELNKPTLADVACFPFCAVSKEAKIDSTEYSNVQKWMERFSDLKNFVPFRKIERK; this is encoded by the coding sequence ATGGAAAGAGTCCTTTATAGTCATTCGATATCCGTAAACTCGTACCGAGCAAGACTGATGCTGAATCTTTTGAATTTAGAGTATAACGAAATTAGCGTAGATCTTTTGCGCTCGGAACAAAAGGAGGAAGCGTTTAAGAAAATAAATCCCCTTTCCCAAGTACCGGTGCTGGTGGAAAATGATATCACTATTTGGGACAGTCATGCTATTTTAATCTATTTGGCCGAAAAATACGGCAAAGATAAATGGTTTCCGCAAAATATACGGGATAGAGCCTTCGTTTTACAATGGTTATTCTTTGACGCAAACGAATTGCATAACGGAATCGGCTTAGCTCGAATTCATTACAAATTTAAAATCGGTACGGACGGGGAAACTTTCCAAAAAAGGGGGAAGCAGGCTTTGAGCGTATTAAATGAACGTCTGGAAAATCGCGATTGGATCGAATTAAATAAACCCACTCTGGCGGACGTGGCCTGCTTTCCGTTTTGCGCGGTATCCAAAGAGGCAAAAATCGATAGTACCGAATATTCTAATGTGCAAAAGTGGATGGAACGGTTTTCCGATCTGAAAAATTTCGTTCCTTTTCGAAAAATCGAACGTAAGTAA
- a CDS encoding methylated-DNA--[protein]-cysteine S-methyltransferase, whose product MTYYAKIGSPIGELLIVSNETSLTRVCMDKQKYGAEIRADWIEYPDLEPISLASEQLRAYFAGQLKKFDLPLTMVGTPFQRRVWAELTKIPFGKVISYGELARRIDNPNASRAVGLANGKNPMAIIVPCHRVIGSNGNLTGYGGGLPNKRYLLEMEQSLEQGGAKTDENFEGDLWTWSKRKEVPSECN is encoded by the coding sequence ATGACGTACTACGCAAAAATAGGATCGCCGATCGGGGAACTTCTTATCGTATCGAATGAAACAAGTCTCACCCGTGTCTGTATGGATAAGCAAAAATACGGCGCCGAAATCCGAGCGGATTGGATCGAGTATCCCGATCTCGAACCGATATCACTCGCATCCGAGCAGCTCAGGGCTTACTTTGCCGGACAGCTTAAAAAATTCGATTTACCGCTCACTATGGTAGGAACTCCTTTTCAGAGACGAGTCTGGGCGGAGCTTACGAAGATACCCTTCGGAAAAGTTATTTCCTACGGAGAATTGGCACGTCGGATCGATAATCCTAACGCTTCCCGCGCGGTCGGCCTTGCCAACGGTAAGAACCCGATGGCAATCATCGTCCCTTGCCACCGAGTGATCGGTTCGAACGGAAATCTCACCGGATACGGAGGCGGGTTACCGAATAAACGGTACTTACTTGAAATGGAACAAAGTCTCGAACAAGGCGGCGCAAAAACCGACGAGAATTTCGAAGGTGACTTATGGACCTGGTCTAAGCGGAAGGAAGTACCTTCAGAATGTAATTGA
- a CDS encoding alpha/beta hydrolase, with amino-acid sequence MNLEFYGKEFMTSIFKRRILKITLTCLILSVSLTGVLLAVDEGKSNLENSYHVEDGKFTGVGNTSIYYRSYRSKNTAKPRVLLVQHGIGEHGGRYENLLEALAGKGYNVYLIDSRGHGKSEGDRGVITDFNQFLSDLDQLIGIAKQKEGVSKVTLMGHSMGALIALFYAGDPRYQANLDRLVLSSLPIEVKTNFIAKVKKAMLGLIAGTSPSFTISTGLDAATLSRDEKAVAAYKNDPLVHDKAGAYLGDFILNSKEKALEKASKINLPVYLFHGKEDAVALSAGTEEAFAVIPSKDKTMKIYEGLFHETMNELPQDRAQVLKDLVAWLASH; translated from the coding sequence ATGAATCTGGAATTTTACGGAAAAGAATTTATGACATCGATTTTTAAACGAAGGATCTTAAAAATCACCCTGACCTGCCTAATACTATCGGTTTCATTGACGGGGGTCCTCCTAGCCGTCGATGAAGGTAAATCTAATTTAGAAAATTCCTACCATGTCGAAGACGGAAAATTCACCGGTGTAGGAAATACTTCCATTTATTATCGCAGCTATAGATCCAAGAACACAGCAAAACCTCGAGTTTTGCTCGTTCAACACGGAATCGGAGAACACGGAGGGAGATATGAAAATCTATTAGAAGCTCTCGCCGGAAAAGGATATAATGTTTATTTAATTGATTCTCGAGGTCACGGAAAATCGGAAGGAGATCGCGGTGTTATAACCGATTTTAATCAATTCCTCAGCGATCTGGATCAGTTGATCGGAATCGCAAAACAAAAAGAAGGTGTTTCCAAAGTAACGTTGATGGGCCATTCGATGGGGGCATTAATCGCGCTCTTCTATGCGGGAGATCCTAGATACCAGGCAAATTTGGATCGATTGGTCCTGAGTAGCTTACCTATCGAGGTAAAAACGAATTTTATCGCAAAAGTAAAAAAAGCGATGCTCGGGTTAATCGCGGGCACCTCGCCTAGTTTTACGATTTCTACCGGTCTCGATGCAGCCACTCTATCCAGGGACGAAAAAGCCGTGGCCGCATATAAAAACGATCCGCTAGTTCATGATAAGGCAGGCGCATATCTGGGGGACTTCATACTCAACTCCAAGGAAAAAGCCTTGGAAAAAGCTTCCAAAATTAATCTTCCGGTCTATTTATTTCACGGAAAAGAGGATGCAGTCGCACTTTCGGCCGGAACGGAAGAAGCTTTTGCAGTAATTCCGTCGAAAGATAAAACGATGAAGATCTACGAAGGACTCTTTCACGAAACGATGAACGAACTCCCGCAAGACAGAGCTCAAGTCTTGAAAGACTTAGTCGCTTGGCTGGCGTCTCATTAA
- a CDS encoding TfoX/Sxy family protein: MAYSETLAIRVRAALPHIQNLEEKKMFRGICFMVNDKMCVCVANDELMCRIDPDIYDSVLEKKKCRPMIHNGKVMKGFVFVDEKDIKSKKEFQYWIDLALDFNGRAKASPKRKKKKVVRSIPKKRS, from the coding sequence ATGGCATACAGCGAAACGCTAGCGATCCGAGTACGAGCGGCATTGCCCCATATACAAAATCTGGAAGAAAAGAAAATGTTTCGAGGTATCTGCTTTATGGTAAACGACAAGATGTGCGTTTGCGTAGCAAACGACGAATTAATGTGTCGCATCGATCCGGACATATACGATTCCGTTTTAGAGAAAAAGAAATGCCGGCCGATGATTCATAACGGTAAGGTAATGAAAGGATTCGTATTCGTCGACGAGAAAGATATAAAATCGAAAAAAGAGTTTCAGTATTGGATCGATCTTGCTCTTGATTTTAACGGGAGAGCAAAAGCCTCCCCTAAAAGGAAGAAGAAAAAGGTCGTTAGATCCATCCCTAAAAAGCGATCATAA